One window of the Benincasa hispida cultivar B227 chromosome 3, ASM972705v1, whole genome shotgun sequence genome contains the following:
- the LOC120073283 gene encoding 60S ribosomal protein L6, mitochondrial, with amino-acid sequence MEAKFFRFLKIVGVGYKARAEAAGRLLYLKLGYSHEVELTVPPAVRVFCFKNNVVCCTGIDKQRVHQFAAAVRSCKPPEVYKGKGIMYIDEVIKKKQGKKSK; translated from the coding sequence ATGGAGGCTAAGTTTTTTCGGTTCCTGAAGATTGTGGGAGTTGGTTACAAAGCCAGAGCAGAAGCAGCAGGACGTCTCTTGTATCTTAAATTGGGATACAGCCATGAAGTTGAACTAACCGTTCCGCCAGCTGTTCGCGTCTTTTGCTTCAAGAACAATGTGGTATGCTGCACAGGGATTGACAAACAAAGAGTACACCAATTTGCTGCTGCAGTTCGTAGCTGTAAGCCGCCAGAAGTATACAAAGGCAAGGGCATCATGTATATCGACGAGGTCATAAAGAAGAAACAAGGAAAGAAGTCTAAATAA
- the LOC120073517 gene encoding uncharacterized protein LOC120073517, producing the protein MVNDFFSSSIINASLNETYICLIPKNILFKDYFNLISCAYKIIIGVLSNQLKPVLSHTIAANQLAFMVNRQILDASLMTNKLIDDQFSTNKAGFGVVWHWWIRRYVASANYSIILKGHPRGKIILSHGIQQGDALSLFLFILVANCLSRLLEHNSSRGHIISHPIGTSFLTLHHLQFADDTLLFSTSDHSTLQNLFDVVGIFESAIGLNINLSKSELLGIHLVESNCQWMLNTFGCNRSSWSSSYLGFPLVRNSKFMAFRQLVVEKIKCKLNN; encoded by the exons ATGGTCAATGACTTTTTCTCCTCTAGTATCATCAATGCATCTTTGAATGAGACTTATATTTGCTTGAtccctaaaaatattttattcaaagaCTATTTCAATCTCATTTCATGTGCATACAAAATTATCATTGGGGTGCTTTCTAATCAATTAAAACCTGTTCTCTCTCATACTATTGCTGCCAATCAACTTGCTTTCATGGTTAATAGACAGATCTTGGATGCCTCTTTAATGACAAATAAGTTAATTGATGATCAGTTTTCCACCAATAAGGCAG GTTTTGGGGTTGTCTGGCATTGGTGGATTAGAAGATATGTTGCTAGTGCAAACTATTCTATCATTCTTAAAGGTCATCCTCGTGGGAAGATCATTCTATCTCATGGTATTCAGCAAGGAGATGCTCTTTCTCTGTTTCTCTTTATCCTGGTTGCTAATTGCTTGAGTCGCCTCTTAGAACATAACTCATCTCGGGGACATATTATTTCTCATCCTATTGGTACTTCTTTTCTCACTTTACATCATCTTCAATTTGCAGATGATACCTTATTATTTTCTACATCAGATCATTCAACTTTGCAGAATTTGTTTGATGTGGTTGGCATCTTTGAGAGTGCCATTGGTTTAAATATCAATCTATCTAAAAGTGAGCTGCTTGGTATTCATCTTGTTGAATCTAATTGTCAGTGGATGTTGAATACATTTGGTTGTAATAGGAGTTCCTGGTCGTCTTCTTATCTGGGTTTTCCCCTTGTTAGAAATTCTAAGTTTATGGCTTTTCGGCAACTTgttgttgagaaaattaaatGCAAGCTCAATAATTAG
- the LOC120073281 gene encoding ADP-ribosylation factor-like protein 2, which yields MGLLSIIRKIKRKEKEMRILMVGLDNSGKTTIVLKINGEDTSVISPTLGFNIKTIIYHKYTLNIWDVGGQKTIRSYWRNYFEQTDGLVWVVDSSDLRRLDDCKSELDNLLKEERLSGASLLILANKQDIKGALSPEEIAKVMNLEAMDKTRHWKIVGCSAYTGEGLLEGFDWLVQDIASRIYVLD from the exons ATGGGGTTGCTTAGTATCATtcgaaaaattaaaaggaaagagaaggaaatgcGTATACTTATGGT TGGCCTCGACAACTCTGGGAAAACTACCATCGTTTTAAAAATCAATGGGGAAGATACTAGTGTTATCAGCCCTACACTTGGATTCAATATCAAGACTATCATCTATCACAA GTACACACTTAACATATGGGATGTTGGAGGCCAGAAGACTATAAGATCATATTGGAGGAACTATTTTGAGCAGACGGATGGACTAGTTTGGGTAGTTGACAGTTCTGATCTTAGAAGATTGGATGATTGCAAATCGGAACTTGATAATCTTTTGAAAGAAGAG AGACTTTCTGGAGCATCATTGCTTATTCTAGCTAATAAGCAGGATATAAAAGGAGCCCTTTCTCCTGAGGAAATTGCTAAG GTAATGAATTTGGAAGCCATGGACAAAACACGGCACTGGAAAATTGTTGGTTGTAGTGCTTACACTGGTGAGGGGCTATTGGAGGGGTTCGATTGGTTGGTCCAAGACATTGCCTCCCGAATCTATGTGTTAGACTAA